In Nitratiruptor sp. YY09-18, a single window of DNA contains:
- a CDS encoding aldolase — MLSHLIPADVSPQTKGKFLEILHTTTNGTGRLMLFAGDQKVEHLNNDFYGPGIPAEDNDPEHLFKIASRAKVGVFATQFGLISRYAPDYKDIPYLIKLNSKTNIIPYEAKDPYSQQWIEVADVLEFARYSDINLKGFGYTVYLGSEHEHSMLREAANIIHQAHKAGLLTVLWIYPKGKFIKDEHDPHLIAGAAGVAACLGADFVKVKVPYKNGEPDANLLREATQAAGNCGVLCEGGKKIDEKLFLQELYEQIHIGGTRGNGTGRNIHQRPLTEAIKMANAIYAITCEDKSVEDAIKILEQ; from the coding sequence ATGCTAAGTCATCTCATTCCAGCTGATGTTTCACCACAAACAAAAGGCAAATTCCTCGAAATCCTTCACACAACAACCAATGGTACTGGAAGACTTATGCTCTTTGCAGGTGACCAAAAAGTTGAACATCTCAATAATGATTTCTATGGCCCAGGTATTCCTGCAGAAGATAACGACCCCGAACACCTTTTCAAAATCGCTTCCCGTGCTAAAGTTGGCGTTTTTGCCACACAGTTTGGACTCATTAGCCGCTATGCGCCAGATTATAAAGATATTCCCTATCTTATCAAGCTCAACTCCAAAACCAATATCATCCCCTATGAGGCCAAAGACCCCTACTCCCAACAGTGGATAGAAGTAGCAGATGTGTTGGAGTTTGCACGCTATAGCGATATCAATCTCAAAGGCTTTGGCTACACAGTCTATCTTGGAAGTGAACATGAACATAGTATGCTACGTGAAGCTGCAAATATCATTCATCAAGCGCACAAAGCTGGTCTTTTGACAGTTCTTTGGATCTATCCTAAAGGCAAATTTATCAAAGATGAGCACGACCCCCATCTCATTGCAGGTGCAGCGGGTGTGGCAGCCTGTCTAGGGGCAGATTTTGTCAAAGTCAAAGTACCCTATAAAAATGGAGAGCCAGATGCAAATCTTTTGCGTGAAGCAACCCAAGCAGCTGGAAATTGTGGGGTGCTGTGTGAAGGTGGCAAAAAAATCGATGAGAAGCTCTTTTTGCAAGAACTCTACGAGCAGATCCACATAGGTGGCACCAGGGGCAATGGAACAGGGCGCAATATCCATCAAAGACCACTTACTGAGGCTATCAAGATGGCAAATGCAATCTATGCAATAACGTGTGAAGACAAAAGCGTAGAAGATGCTATAAAAATTTTAGAGCAATGA
- the lipA gene encoding lipoyl synthase gives MYLKPRVKAPAPELIDTTLKILQKNSVNTICLESHCPNITECFHRKTATFLILGDICTRSCKFCSVKHAKPLPFDPTEPQRVARAVKELGLSYVVITSVDRDDLPDFGVSGFVAVTQAIKEQTDAKIELLTPDFKAKSELLAQIIAANPYKLAHNIETVERLSRWVMPGCSYQKSLKVLETYAKSGIITKSSLMVGLGETKKEIYESLQDLRCAGVQQLTIGQYLQPTSKQLPVQKYYSSQEFEELRQYALSLGFKAVEAGVLVRSSYYADKL, from the coding sequence ATGTATTTGAAGCCTAGAGTCAAAGCCCCCGCCCCAGAGCTCATCGATACTACTCTTAAAATCTTGCAAAAAAATAGCGTCAATACAATCTGCCTCGAATCCCACTGCCCTAATATTACTGAATGTTTTCATAGAAAAACGGCAACCTTTTTGATCCTGGGAGATATCTGCACACGAAGCTGCAAATTTTGCTCGGTTAAACACGCTAAGCCCCTACCATTTGATCCTACTGAGCCACAAAGAGTAGCGCGTGCAGTTAAGGAGCTTGGACTTTCATATGTGGTAATTACCTCAGTCGATAGAGATGATTTGCCAGATTTTGGCGTATCGGGATTTGTCGCAGTCACACAAGCCATCAAAGAGCAAACAGATGCAAAGATCGAACTCCTCACACCAGATTTTAAAGCAAAAAGTGAGCTTTTAGCTCAAATCATTGCTGCAAATCCTTACAAACTTGCTCATAACATTGAAACAGTTGAGCGTCTAAGCAGATGGGTTATGCCAGGATGCAGCTACCAAAAAAGTCTCAAAGTCCTTGAAACCTATGCAAAAAGCGGCATTATTACCAAGTCTTCACTCATGGTAGGTTTAGGAGAGACGAAAAAAGAGATCTATGAGTCATTGCAAGATCTGCGCTGCGCAGGAGTGCAACAGCTTACAATCGGTCAATATCTCCAGCCTACTTCCAAGCAGTTGCCAGTACAAAAATATTATAGCTCCCAAGAGTTTGAAGAGTTGCGTCAGTATGCACTCTCTCTAGGTTTTAAAGCAGTGGAAGCAGGAGTACTTGTACGAAGCAGCTACTATGCAGATAAACTTTAA